The DNA sequence AAATGAATTTCGTGCAACGTATTTCTATGGTATTATTAATCATTTTTGCAATCCTTTTTACTGAAACGTATGTCGTTCATGCTGAGGAAAAAAATGTACAACAAACTTACAATGAACGAATGGGACTATACAAGAAATTTGAAGCAGTCACACAAATCCCGTGGTATTATTTAGCAGCTGTTGATCAATATGAACGTAATGTACGACGAATTAGGAGGGACATTCCTGATGACGAAGGAATTATAGGTGTTTATATTAATTCAGATATGTGGACAGGTCCCTTAAATCCAAACAAAGCTGATCAAGATCTCTATTCCATTCAATTATTTGGCGGCATAGGAATGGACGGTGATGGTGATGGTTTAGCTGATCAGCAAAACGGGGAAGATGTTCTATATACCTTTACTCAACACTTTTTAGCTAGTGGAACAGACCATGAAAGTATTAAAATTGCATTGTGGGATTATTATAAACGTGATATATCTGTTGATGTAATATTAAGTCATGCCAAATTGTATCAAACATATGGGAACCTAGATCTTACTCAACACGCATTTCCTGTATCTTTAAATAGTAATTACAGTTATAGAAGTACTTGGGGATACGCTAGGAGTTGGGGAGGCAGACGAAGCCACGAAGGAACTGATATTTTTGCTAATTATGGAACACCTGTACGCTCTACATGTTATGGAGTTGTTGAAATCAAGGGGTGGAATAGGCTAGGTGGCTGGAGGATAGGGATCCGTGACATTTCTAACACGTATCATTACTACGCACATTTAAATGGTTTTGCAGATAATATTAAGGTTGGTCAAGTTGTAGAACCAGGTCAGGTCATCGGCTCTGTCGGTAGCACTGGTTATGGACCACCAGGAACTGCTGGAAAATTCCCTCCTCATTTGCATTATGGAATGTATAAAGACAATGGAAACATCGAATGGTCATTTGATCCATATCCACATTTAAAAGCATGGGAACGACAAGAACGAAATAAGTAATAAAACTAAGCAGATTGCTAAGAGAAGATTAGGAGACCTATCAACTGAAAGCGCTTTTTTTCTTCTAACTTCAGACCAAAATGCAGAGCTAGACAAACAGTGTTCACGTCTGTCTTAGTAAGCTGATAGCATAGGTGCAATAGGTTTGCGGAACGACTAAAAAAAGCATCGACAATTACATTGTCGATGCTTTTTATTAGTTATTTTTTCTTCGCTTTTATAACAGCATTTGTTACACTTGCTGCTAAACCTCCCCAAATGATAAGAATACCTAGGACCATCATTACGATTGCACTACCATCCATTACCCAGATACCTCCTTATCTTTTTTCACTTGTAAAGCTTTACTATCCCATTTTTTAAATGTGAATATGACACCAATAAGCATTGCACCTATCGCAACTGTCCAACCCCAATTAAAAATGAATTCTCTTGGATAGTCTCCATATTCTGATATCAGGTTCGTCTTTAAGTTCTCAAACATCATATATCCTAATACGACTGGAGTAATAACTCCTAAACAAACTTTCCACCATAGACCTAGCTTGATATCTGAAATGGCATTTGCATGATTTTGAAGATTTTTCAAATCTCTTGCAATCCAAGCGACTAATATAACTTCAAACAATCCTGCTAATGCTACACCGAAGTTATTAATGAATGCATCTGCTACATCAAGGAAATTCAATCCACCTTGTGTTGCAAAAACCAATGAGATAACCGCTGAAAGACCTCCAGCAAAAAATACAGCAGCTGTTCTCGACAATTTAAACTTATCTTGTACAGCAGCAATGTACGTCTCAGTAATTGATATTAATGATGATAATCCTGCAAGTACTAATGATCCGAAGAACAATACTCCGAACACTTCGTTCAATGCTGGGAACGAGTTAATTATTTCAGGGAATACCATAAAGGCTAAGCCAACTCCACCACTAACTACTTCATCAACAGAAGCACCTTGAGCTGTAGCCAAAAACCCTAATACACTAAATACTCCAATACCAGCTAATAATTCAAATGATGAGTTACTGAACCCTGTAATAAATGCGTTGTTTGTAATATCCGATTTTTTCGGAAGGTAACTAGAATAAGTAATCATGATCGCGAACGCAATAGATAAACTGAAGAAAATTTGTCCGTATGCTGCGACCCAAACTGTACCATCGGAAAGAGCACTCCAATCAGGCTTAAAGAACGCGTTAAGACCTGTAATTGCTCCATCAAGAGTAACTGCACGGATAACGATAATTAAAAATAATACTACGAGTGCTGGAATGAAAATTTTATTCGCAATCTCAATACCTTTTTTAACTCCCGCAAATAATACCCCTAATGTTACAACCCAGACGATAATTAAAGGAATAAGGACTCCTGGAACAAGACTTCCAAAGCTTCCTGCGTCTGTAACTTGTAGATAATCACCTACTAAAAAGTCAACTGGTTTATCCCCCCAGCCTAGGTTAAAGGCAAATACAGTATAGCTCATTGCCCAGGCAATGATAACAGAATAATACGTTGAAATGACAAAGGCTATTGCAACCTGCCACCAACCAAGCCATTCTGAGCCTTTACTTACTTTTGCATATGATAGAGGGGCTGAGCCACGATATTTATGGCCGATTGTAAATTCCATAACAAGAAGTGGAATACCGGCAGTTATTAATGCGAATAAGTACGGTAAAAAGAATGCTCCTCCTCCATTTTCATACGCTGTTGCTGGGAAGCGCCAAATATTACCTAGGCCGATTGCTGAACCTACTGCTGCTAAAATAAACCCAGCACGCGTTCCCCACTGTGGACGATTATCCATATTTGCATTACCTCCTTTTAATATTTTACCTCTCCGTATCTAGTAAATAAGAATGATATCTACTCGACTAAATTTAAACGGAAAGTTTTATATATTCTGATTATTTAATATAATCTATTCATAGTATAGCTAGTTCTAATGACATTTGTCAAAACATTATTTGTTTTTTTACAAAAAAGATATTTCAAAATAATGGATAAAAACAAAGCATTGGTAGAGTATGCTCAAATACTATTATTCATAAGCTTTTTAAGGTAATTTTAGTTGTAAAAAGAAAGGATCAGCTCTTAAAACTCATTATTTTGTATAATATATTAGAGTACCTAACCCTTATACATTCAATGAGTGCTTAAGCTGATCCTTTTGGCTCACTTGCAATTCTATTTATTATTGTATGCGGCATTTACAGCCTGAGAACTACTACTTTGTTTCTGCTTGGCAAAAATAAATATACCAACTAACATTAAGAGTACAACAGTTAACCCTATTAACGTACTATTCGTAAATCCTAATACTAAATATCCAATCGAAGCTACTACTGCTGCAATGATAGCATATGGAAGCTGCGTTAAAACATGATCAATATGATGACTTCCAGCTCCTGTTGAAGATAAAATCGTCGTATCTGAAATCGGTGAACAATGGTCTCCAAATACTGAGCCAGCTAAGACAGCAGACATAGCTGGAAGTAATATTGTTATATCTACTGTAGCCGCAATTTGTCCAGCAATTGGAAGCATTAACCCGAACGTTCCCCATGATGTACCAGTAGAAAACGCCATAATACCAGCAAGCAGAAACATAATAACTGGTATCATACCAATATTTAAGTTCGAACTTTCCACAAGTCCCGCTAAATATACACCTGTTTCTAATTGGCCAATTAAATCAACAATCATCCATGCTAATAATAAGATCCAAATTGCAGGAAGCATTGATTTAATCCCTTCAACAATACCTTTCGGAATTAATTCAAAAGATATTTTTTGAGAAATCGTAGCCTGTCTTATAAACATAATTAAAGTAACTAACAGACCGAATAAACCACCATATAACAATGAACCCGTTACATCTGTATTTTCAAATATAGCTAGTGCAGTAACAGCAGTTCCCTCAGCAACATTTGCCCAACCTGTCCAAATCATCGCTACGACTACACCTACAATTAAAGCTAAAATAGGAAGTACTAAATCCCAAACTGAGCCTTTGTCACTCACAGGTAAATTTTCTTTCAATTCACCAGGTACTTCTTTTTTGTCTGGGTCAACAACATTCCCAGAATCAACAGCTCTTTGCTCATGCGTTTTCATAGCACCTAAATTAACATTATAAATGCTAACTATAAACACCATTGCTATCGCTGAGATAACGTAAAAATTCATCGGAATCATTTGTACAAATGCAGCAAACGGTGTTATATCTGCAACACTATGTGCCGCTAGGATCGTACCAATTATACCGATAATGTATGCTCCCCAACTTGATACAGGAGATACTACACATATCGGCGCCGAAGTCGAATCGATCAAATAAGCTAGCTTTGCTCGAGAGATGCGATGACGATCTGTAAGGGGTCTGCTCACTTGTCCTACTGCCAAGCTGTTGAAATAATCATCAATAAATATAATAATCCCTAAAAATGCAGTAACTAGATGTGCCCCTACTCTAGTTTTTACACGTTTTAATGCCCACTCTCCGAAAGCTCTACTACCACCTGAAATAGAAATAAATGCAGTAATTAATCCTAATAATAGTAAAAAGAAAATAATATACACATTCCAAGTATTAAGAGCTCCGTCTGATACAAAGATTGCTGAAAAACTACCCCACATTGACTTACCAGCTTCGGTAATAGAGAATTCATGAAGAAGTAGAGCAGCAGACAAAATCCCTACCCCTAGTGAAAGTAAAACTCTTCTCGTGACAATAACCATAAGGATTGCCAACAGTGGTGGAATTAGCGAATAAATTGTTCCACTCATTTAAATAACCTCCTAAAAAAAAATTTTTTTGGAGGGCTACTAATTTAAATAAAATGAAACAAGCACAAAAAGAGTAATGATAGAAAATAACCTATCATTACTCTTTGTAATGTTATGTTATCCTCCATCACGATCAGTAGCCCTCCATTATGAAATATGCAACGATGCTTTCCATAATGACAGTGTTACCCTTATTCAAGGTAACCCCAGCAAAAATATTTTCGACAAATTATTTTCACTTCGGCAAAAAATCCTTTCAGCTATGATCATCGTTGTCATCCTTACATAGCCTAATCATACTTTTTGCGTCCTCTACCTCATCGATCAGATAAGGTTAATTATTCAGTTTGAAATTATTATATCAATAAAATGTAGTTAAAACAAGCTTAATTCATAGGAATTTCAATAGAAGGTTGAGTATCGCCACCGCCATTATAAAAATCAGGTACTTTACCTTGAAAGACTTTACTATCTAATATGACATCTGTTTTTACTGGAACTGTTTCAGTAGCAAACGGGATGACAACCTGCACATTTACCTCTAATTCTACTTTCACAATTAGTAACACATTATTAATCCCCCATGGCTCCATTTCATATATTACATTGGGCTTCACACTACCAACCATATAAAAAAGAACTGGTATGGACGGTCCTAAATTACCTAACAAGGCATTATTAGTTGCTTGCCCTAGTGGTATATTAAAGATAACACCGTTACCCTCTTCATCACCTTCTGTTTCGATATCTACATCTGGTACCTCTAGTTCATTTACCTTGCCTTTCCGTACTTTCGCAAGGTTTTGTTGAACCCTATTTGTTATTTGTGCTGATATACTATTAATAACGCCAGTATTGATGTTAGTAATATAAATATAGCCATCCTCATCTGTAGTTACATTATTAGTTAGTCCTTCAGTCTCCATTCCTTCTTTGATCTGCTTATTTACTGCATTATTTATGACTAATGTAGCAATTCGTTCTGATTCTTTCTCAGCCACATCCATCAATGTCGGTGTTATTCCCTTATTAATAATCCATAAACCAGTAGCAGTAGAAAAGATAAAAAAGACAAACGTTAATAAAAAAACATACCGAAAGGGTAGCGGCCCTTTTTTTCGAAAACGGCGGTTGTATAGTGACAAAACAAGATCCCCCCTTACAAGCTATATGTATGCAGACAAGGGGGATTTAACGCTAGAATTTTGGTATTAATTTCTCCTTATTACTTGTAAATGTTCGCATTTCACAATCAACGATAACAATGTGCAACTCTTTACTTAAATTAATATCATACGGATAAGTGAGAATTTGCCCTTTTTCTTCTAGTATACGAATAATTGGACGATCACTACTATTTGGGTTTTGTTTTGCCACAATACCTTTTCGACCATCACTTAAAACAACACCTAAACCATCTGGGTAAATCGCTACAGCTTTGCGGAAAGCTTCTACAATATTTTTTTCAAATTGAGTTCCAGATCCAGCATATAAAATCTCCAATCCTTCATGGGGAAGCATAGCCTTTCGATATACACGATTAGATGCTACTGCATCAAAAACATCAGCGACAGCGATGAGTCGTGCAAGGTAGTGAATTTCATTTCCTTTTATGCCCCTTGGATATCCAGATCCATCTAGCCTTTCATGATGTTGATATGCGCAGTGAGCTGCTACCAAAGGTATTGTATCAATCTTGCGAAGTGCATCAAATCCATATTCCGTATGCTTCTTCAATTCTTCAAATTCTTCATATGTTAACTTACCTGGCTTAAGTAATATATTCTTAGGTACCATTAATTTCCCAATATCATGAAATAATGCACCAATACCAATTGTCTCTAACTCTTTATTTGTTAAATTCAATTCTAGACCAATCGCTAGCGAATACATTGTTACATTTAACGAGTGGTTAAAAATATAGTGTTCATACGAAAAAATGTCTGCTAAAAGTGTGAATAAATTTCTATTTGACTTTAATTCTTGAAGTAATTGATTAACAATTTTTTTGAAACGTTGTGAAGCTTCATAAAATGCTGGTGATTTCAAAAATTGTTTTGGATTTTTAACCTCTAAAAATGTATGTTCAATTTCTTTTATGGCTTCCTTCCGTAAATCGATAGAAATTGCTTGTTTTGGGTTAATATCATTTGTTCGGTTATCATTTATGTATACAAAAGTTATACCTAACTGTTTTAATCGTTGAATCATTCGGTTAGTTAACTCAATATCATTATTTATCAAGGTTTGTCCAAAATCATTGTATATAGGCTTAGCTAATTTCGTGCCTTGATGTATTGAATCTACTGATACTAGTCTCATAAAATACTCCTCACAATTATAGTGATGGCTACTCAAGATTCTATGTAAAAGTATACACTATTTTAAACGTTAACATTGTCTCCTCCTCCCAAAAACTGAATCATTAGACAAATTTTACTTAAAAAATAGTCTGCTAAACATCTAGTTTACCAGACTACTCCATCTTTAAAAGCGCTTCTTTTCCTTTCATGCCACTTACAATGCCTAGCTTTTCTGCTCCGAGTGTTACCGATTCTAAAGGTGCTTCTAGTAATTGTTCAATTGTCCTTACCCCGACTGCTCTTCCAGCTATGATTCCTCTTTCTTTCAGCTTTTCATTAAGCAAGGCTACATCAAGCGCACCACACATTATATACCCTTTATCATTCGTTACTGCCATGAAATTCGTCTTAGGAAGCTTTACAGTAATGGCAGTAAATTGTTGATTTTCAATTATGATTGGTGTCATTGTTATCATTGCGAAAACTCCCCCTCTCCTCCTTGTATCACTCCATGAAAAGGAAAAAACAACGGTATTAATGTTTTTATAATCAGCATAACCTTGTTACAAACTGAAATTAAGTCATTATACGCTATTAGAACGTCATTAACCTCTTAAAACTAAACTAGCCACCACGAAATAACAGTTAACAGTTACATGCTGGAGGATTAGCAAGCATTCTTACTGTGCCTTCATATGAACCTCTTACTTGGTTACATGTAGGTTGTATAGAATTTGGCATTATATTCACACACATATCGTTAGGAGCACCAGAAACACATGAATTCACAAAACTAGCCTGTTCACCTTCAATTTCAAGCGCACATACATTCTTTGCTATAATCGACTTTTTCTGCCCGGGTAATACCCTAATTTCTTTTACTACATCACCAGTAGGTGATAATAATCTTGCCCTAATAGTACAATTTTCTATTTGATTTGCATTTGAAGCTGGCATTGTTGGATCACAATATATCGAATCATTTTGAATATTAATACACCAATCACCTGCACACGTTGAACACTCGTATTGTTCTATTACTGGCATCAATGAAGATGGGTCTATACAATCTTGAACGATACAACCGTTTATTTCACATAAACAACAATCCTCGATACTAATATTACAATCACCTTTCGCGGTCTTACCACAACAGCTGGAAGTGCTTATATGTTTAACCATACTGAAATATCACTCCTAATATCTTGTATTATGCTACATGGTATGATATTTCTCTTAATCATGTTTACGCTAATGCCTACCTCTCAAGAAAAAGGCTCAGACTTTCTCTAAATCAAATAAACTAGTTCATATTGTGTATTGGTTTCTTCCCCTTTGCACAATGTTGTTTTCGCTTCTATTGTTGTTTATCGTACTAAGTAATTAAACACGTATTTAAATTTATGTCGTGGCATCTTTTCTTTTTATATAAACGTAGATATTCTTACGAAACCTCTTATAGCTGTAAATTTTGTAATGATTGCACAACTTAGTTTTCGAAAAGTGCCTTACGATAAACTCTTTTCGCTTCTTTATGTTGTTTATCGTACTGAGTAGCGTACATACACGTACTTAAATATATGTCGTGGCATCTCTTCTTTTTATATAACGTAGATATTCTCACGACACCTCTTGTAGCTGTGATTTTGTAATGATTGCACAGCCTAGTTTTCGAAAAGAGCCTTACGATAAGCTCTTTTCGCTTCTTTATGTTGTTTATCGTACTGAGTAGCGTACATACACGTACTTAAATATATGTCGTGGCATCTCTTCTTTTTATATAACGTAGATATTCTCACGAAACCTCTTGTAGCTGTGATTTTGTAATGATGTACTACTTAGTTTTCGAAAAGTGCCTTAAGATAAGCTGCTTTCGTAGATTTTGTTTTTTATCGTACTAAGTAATAAACACGTACACAATTACAAGTCGTAGCATCTTTTTTTATTCAAAATTATGGAAACTGTAAATGATGACTACTACTAACTTTTCTTATTTTTGCAGCATTGAAGTTAGTTTTCAAAAAAGAAGCCTTGCATTTAGCAATTTGTAAATATTATTTTGTGAATGAAACGGTACAAGCATGAATATGAATAGAAGCATAACGACTGATATAAGAGGAGGAATATGAATGAAGAAGGGGATATTTTTGCTGTTCGGCATATTGTTTTTCGTGAGTGGATGTAGCCAAGCTGCTTCATACGACCTTTGTGGTTATGGATCTATGTTTTCGTTAGATGGAGATGGCTTTTTACTTGTCGAACCATCAGCAACAGTCTCGTATACAATTAATGAAAAAGTAGGTGCAATTGAGAAACAAATCGAGGAAGAGTACCACCCTGTTAATCACTTAGTCTCCAACCATTTAGAAGAAGGAACAGTCATTTATTCTGTCATGGAAGACCCCACTCTTATGATTGCAAAAATCAATAATGATGAGTATGCCTTATTCGAAAAAATTGATGAATGAATAGGGATAGGGAACATTACCCATGAAAGTAAAAATGACCTTCATGGGTAATGTTGATGGTGCTAGTCTATTTCACCATCCTGGAGGCTACGTTATCTGTATATATGAATGTTGAACTCATCTTCTAAAATAAATCCAGCTGTTTTGATGATAAACCATTATATTGTATCTCTAACATTGAAATTAACTGCTTGGCGTTGTCAGCTGCATCTCCCCCAGAATTATTATTAAACAACACATATATATTTTCAGAATTCTTCTTCAGTTGATGTAGATTTTTTATCCACTGCTCCAGCTCTACATCATTATATCGGTATAAATATCTAATTTCTCTCCAGTTACTAGAACTAGGTTTATTCCAGCCATGGACATTACGGCCATGAAAACGGACGAGTGTTTTTTGCTCATTTGTTGTATTAAGGATCGTTGGAATTGAACCTTCTCCTGCTTGGGGTTCGTCACATATACTATGTATCCAACCTTCTTGAATCATAAACTGTATCGTTTTATGTCGGTAATGATCAATAAACCATGATTGATGCCTAAATTCAAGGGCACACGGAATCTCCTGCATTCTTTCACGACAGTAACGTAAATAATCAACATGCTCCTTTTTACAATCAAACCAAGGCGGAAATTGAAATAGCACCATACCGAGTTTTTTTCTTTCTATTAAAGGTATCAGCGATTCTCTAAAGTCATTAAACATCTCTTCTATGTTATTAAATGGTACTTTCCCTCGTAAATGCCTAGTCATCCCTTGATATGCTTTAACAATAAATTGAAAGGAATTCGGTGTTTCATTTGCCCACTTCTCCATATTTTGTAGTGGTTGAATGGCATAAAAGGACGCATCTAGCTCTACGATTGGAAAATGAGCACTATAATGATGTAGCTTATCACGTGAGGAAGCCTTGTTTGGATATAAACTATCGTGATCACCCCAGCCTGTAAGACCGATGTAAATCATAATAACCTCCTATAAAATATAACGATGAACAACGCAAATTAAGAAAAGAACCCACAATATAAGTGAGTTCTTTAACGATTATAAATTATCCGATTGAACCTTCCATTTCAAATTTGATCAGTCGGTTCATTTCAACAGCGTATTCCATTGGGAGCTCCTTAGTAAATGGTTCGATAAAGCCCATTACGATCATTTCTGTTGCTTCTTGCTCAGAAATACCACGACTCATTAAATAGAATAACTGTTCCTCAGACACTTTTGAAACCTTCGCTTCGTGCTCTAACGATATATTATCATTTAAAATCTCGTTATATGGAATTGTATCTGAAGTAGATTTATTATCCATAATTAACGTATCACATTCGATGTTAGATCTTGACCCTTCTGCTTTACGACCAAAATGAACAATTCCACGATAAGTTACTTTTCCACCTTGCTTTGAGATCGATTTCGATACAATTGTTGACGATGTGTTAGGTGCAAGATGAATCATTTTCGCTCCAGCATCTTGATGCTGTCCTTTACCAGCGATCGCAATCGACAATGTCATCCCTCTTGCGCCTGCACCTTTCAAAATAACAGCTGGGTATTTCATTGTTAGCTTCGAACCGATGTTACCATCAATCCATTCCATCGTAGCATTTTCTTCACAT is a window from the Bacillus sp. SM2101 genome containing:
- a CDS encoding M23 family metallopeptidase, with product MNFVQRISMVLLIIFAILFTETYVVHAEEKNVQQTYNERMGLYKKFEAVTQIPWYYLAAVDQYERNVRRIRRDIPDDEGIIGVYINSDMWTGPLNPNKADQDLYSIQLFGGIGMDGDGDGLADQQNGEDVLYTFTQHFLASGTDHESIKIALWDYYKRDISVDVILSHAKLYQTYGNLDLTQHAFPVSLNSNYSYRSTWGYARSWGGRRSHEGTDIFANYGTPVRSTCYGVVEIKGWNRLGGWRIGIRDISNTYHYYAHLNGFADNIKVGQVVEPGQVIGSVGSTGYGPPGTAGKFPPHLHYGMYKDNGNIEWSFDPYPHLKAWERQERNK
- a CDS encoding methionine/alanine import family NSS transporter small subunit; this translates as MDGSAIVMMVLGILIIWGGLAASVTNAVIKAKKK
- a CDS encoding sodium-dependent transporter, whose amino-acid sequence is MDNRPQWGTRAGFILAAVGSAIGLGNIWRFPATAYENGGGAFFLPYLFALITAGIPLLVMEFTIGHKYRGSAPLSYAKVSKGSEWLGWWQVAIAFVISTYYSVIIAWAMSYTVFAFNLGWGDKPVDFLVGDYLQVTDAGSFGSLVPGVLIPLIIVWVVTLGVLFAGVKKGIEIANKIFIPALVVLFLIIVIRAVTLDGAITGLNAFFKPDWSALSDGTVWVAAYGQIFFSLSIAFAIMITYSSYLPKKSDITNNAFITGFSNSSFELLAGIGVFSVLGFLATAQGASVDEVVSGGVGLAFMVFPEIINSFPALNEVFGVLFFGSLVLAGLSSLISITETYIAAVQDKFKLSRTAAVFFAGGLSAVISLVFATQGGLNFLDVADAFINNFGVALAGLFEVILVAWIARDLKNLQNHANAISDIKLGLWWKVCLGVITPVVLGYMMFENLKTNLISEYGDYPREFIFNWGWTVAIGAMLIGVIFTFKKWDSKALQVKKDKEVSG
- a CDS encoding Na+/H+ antiporter NhaC family protein, which codes for MSGTIYSLIPPLLAILMVIVTRRVLLSLGVGILSAALLLHEFSITEAGKSMWGSFSAIFVSDGALNTWNVYIIFFLLLLGLITAFISISGGSRAFGEWALKRVKTRVGAHLVTAFLGIIIFIDDYFNSLAVGQVSRPLTDRHRISRAKLAYLIDSTSAPICVVSPVSSWGAYIIGIIGTILAAHSVADITPFAAFVQMIPMNFYVISAIAMVFIVSIYNVNLGAMKTHEQRAVDSGNVVDPDKKEVPGELKENLPVSDKGSVWDLVLPILALIVGVVVAMIWTGWANVAEGTAVTALAIFENTDVTGSLLYGGLFGLLVTLIMFIRQATISQKISFELIPKGIVEGIKSMLPAIWILLLAWMIVDLIGQLETGVYLAGLVESSNLNIGMIPVIMFLLAGIMAFSTGTSWGTFGLMLPIAGQIAATVDITILLPAMSAVLAGSVFGDHCSPISDTTILSSTGAGSHHIDHVLTQLPYAIIAAVVASIGYLVLGFTNSTLIGLTVVLLMLVGIFIFAKQKQSSSSQAVNAAYNNK
- the yunB gene encoding sporulation protein YunB, which codes for MSLYNRRFRKKGPLPFRYVFLLTFVFFIFSTATGLWIINKGITPTLMDVAEKESERIATLVINNAVNKQIKEGMETEGLTNNVTTDEDGYIYITNINTGVINSISAQITNRVQQNLAKVRKGKVNELEVPDVDIETEGDEEGNGVIFNIPLGQATNNALLGNLGPSIPVLFYMVGSVKPNVIYEMEPWGINNVLLIVKVELEVNVQVVIPFATETVPVKTDVILDSKVFQGKVPDFYNGGGDTQPSIEIPMN
- a CDS encoding HD-GYP domain-containing protein; the protein is MRLVSVDSIHQGTKLAKPIYNDFGQTLINNDIELTNRMIQRLKQLGITFVYINDNRTNDINPKQAISIDLRKEAIKEIEHTFLEVKNPKQFLKSPAFYEASQRFKKIVNQLLQELKSNRNLFTLLADIFSYEHYIFNHSLNVTMYSLAIGLELNLTNKELETIGIGALFHDIGKLMVPKNILLKPGKLTYEEFEELKKHTEYGFDALRKIDTIPLVAAHCAYQHHERLDGSGYPRGIKGNEIHYLARLIAVADVFDAVASNRVYRKAMLPHEGLEILYAGSGTQFEKNIVEAFRKAVAIYPDGLGVVLSDGRKGIVAKQNPNSSDRPIIRILEEKGQILTYPYDINLSKELHIVIVDCEMRTFTSNKEKLIPKF
- a CDS encoding DUF1805 domain-containing protein, which codes for MITMTPIIIENQQFTAITVKLPKTNFMAVTNDKGYIMCGALDVALLNEKLKERGIIAGRAVGVRTIEQLLEAPLESVTLGAEKLGIVSGMKGKEALLKME
- a CDS encoding DUF72 domain-containing protein, with the translated sequence MIYIGLTGWGDHDSLYPNKASSRDKLHHYSAHFPIVELDASFYAIQPLQNMEKWANETPNSFQFIVKAYQGMTRHLRGKVPFNNIEEMFNDFRESLIPLIERKKLGMVLFQFPPWFDCKKEHVDYLRYCRERMQEIPCALEFRHQSWFIDHYRHKTIQFMIQEGWIHSICDEPQAGEGSIPTILNTTNEQKTLVRFHGRNVHGWNKPSSSNWREIRYLYRYNDVELEQWIKNLHQLKKNSENIYVLFNNNSGGDAADNAKQLISMLEIQYNGLSSKQLDLF